In Spea bombifrons isolate aSpeBom1 chromosome 9, aSpeBom1.2.pri, whole genome shotgun sequence, the genomic stretch CACTAATGCCCCATAAATATTGAATCTGGTGTAGGCTGCTGCTGTGGCAAGGGTTATCTTTTCTAACAAGGCCAGCAGGGATTCACGAGTCCTTCTCGGCATACGTAAAACCTATGTTGGGACATCAGAGAACCGGCGTGGGACTCAAGCGCACACAAAGATGAGTAACAGCAAACAAACATGACCTCACCTGGTGACTTTTGTTACATAGAATCAGCCCTGCCGTCAACTACTGCCCCTTGTCTTCCTGGCTTTGCCATTCCAGAAAAGTAACTGCTGATACATGTCAACCTTACTTGTTACATTTTAAGTCGTATCTAATCTTGAGCACAGGTGAGTGAATGGTAGACCTCTTTTTGAACTACCTATTTGGGGATATTGTCTAATATTCAGAACATTTGCCCTGCAAGTGGTGATCTAGAACCAGGCTTCTCAGCTACTGGCATGATACGATAGGTTCtagattttcatatattttttaagtgatgttatttgaataaataataGGTAGGGTAATCCTAATTTTATTAGAAGcccaaaacaaaatacagaagACCATCCTCTAAGAAGTTAAGGTTCAGGAATACGTTCTATATCATCTAAACAGCAAAATCAGAAAATCTAACATTTGGATAGACGAGACGAACACCAGATTTCTCAAGGACGTAATTTTGATGAAATTTTATTTTGCTAATAATTTTGTTTCAGCAATGGAAACGTAACTTTACTATTTCCAAAAATCTGGAATGGTGTAAAAAAGAAATCcagtttaaaaacataaaaaaatatgttttctgctTCTGTTCATGAAAATCCCCACATCTTACCTGACACTCATCGGTAACATTTACTTTCGGTAATTGAGAGTAGAGTCGCTTGATATTTAAGTGCCCCTTGGTTGAGCGGCTATTCTGCTGCAAATGTCAAAAATTCAATTTCACGTTCCCTATGGGGTCTCGGGAGAAACGTAACCCCATACAACATGACAGATACTAAGTATTATCCCTGATCTCGGAGCTCAGTTTCATTCAGCTCCTGATTTTTATTAACGTTCCTCTTGGGATCTTGTACtgtgctaaagaaaaaaaatccccccaaagtttatagtattatatacagtagaaacaaaattgaaaaaaaaatgataaaaaagttaaaatatatctatctatctatatctatatctatatatatatatagatagatatattttaacttttttataatttttttttcaattttgtttttcaatttttttcatgtttagtcAGTATGTCTTCTAACTCTAACACAACAAAGTATTATATTCAGATGAAAATGAATCCTTCTTTATAAAACACTACTCTACAACTGATCAGTAAGTTGGATCTAAAACTTGTTCAGGTCCAAGTTTACCTCGGGGGTCCATGGTATTTGTTTCTTGGCGTCCTTGGTCCAGTTACCAGGATCTGAAGTGAAAACTCAATGTCAGGCTCCTAATTAGCAATTAATTAGAATTcgttacaaatatataatttggtaTTTAATGTGATTTAGAATCCTCCTCTGTCAATTTTTTATCACCTTAAATATACCATATTGGTTATTTATCTAAAGAATGCATAGTTGttcattatagttttttttgttatgctcTTTGATCATATTTCTCCAAGGTGTCCCAGAATTCCATTTGGATTTCTATGCCACATGCGCAGAATTGCTTTCCATGATTGATAATGAATCTATATTCTCCTTAAGTGGCCTTTCCAAGCCACAATGGCTGATATAACAATGCTGTATCAGTAGCATTTAAGGCGTTTTTGTCGGTATGATTGTAGGCCGCCATGTTTCAAATTGGGTTTGTCACCATAGAATTAAGGTCATTTATATAATTTGGCCAGAAACAGATATTGATATAAACAGAGAATCacatttgcaaataaaaaaagattattattttttaaaccgtTATGTCAAATTTTGAATACCTTTCAAGCGGTcatatgagagagagagcgtaATAAGTTATTGTGGCATAAATGTGAGATGAGTTGTGTAGTCCAGATTCTGTACAGATAATCCCACCCATGATGTATTATGTTGTAGTAATGATGCATAATATCTCTGATTTTACCATTCCATGAGCATGAAGGTGTCTGAAGTTTATTGTGTTGCACGTAAGTAACCATTAGTCCACGTGCTTGTCGACAAATGTCCATTCCTCAAAGTTCTTGTGGAAGTCTGTATAGCCGGGTCATCTGTGGcccagttttctttttttacaatgttgtataaatatatacaaaaatgatGACAATCAGGTTCAGAATGGTCCCAATAATCCCAAGCATCGCCAAAATGCTTTCTTCTTTACTTTCCTTCTCTTGACTTCCCTTGTCTTCTTCATCATTGCCACCAGTAATTACCATCTTGGTTGGAAATTCTCTGTTTtacctaaaaaatataaaggtccagcattaaacattatatatatatatatatatatatatatatatatatatatatatatatatatatatatatatatatatatatatatatattatatattatatatatgggtCGATAACCATAAGGTTTTTAACCATCAGTATAGAAGACAATGGAATGTCTCTTCTCTACATGTCTCGACTTTTTAAATGGCCAAAGATGGACACATATCGTTTGGGCATGGGTAGAGGGACAGGGATTTTTTTAGACTTTCCATGGAAAGACATTTAAaagctaaaaatgcattttatttacacaaattaaCTTTTCTATATTCGTAATTGTGACTtctagggctgtagaaccctgagaTACCCTCatgcccagcaaacattctaagctcctagaaaagagggtcCTCAGGGGACAAAAAAGGGGCAGAGAAATTTGAACCCTTAACACTTTTGAGCACTACCctatattgtatttatgttttaggtTCATTTTTGTCTTGTAGTTTGTATATAATTTAAGCTTTTCCATCTGTATAGCTCATCCCCTTTAAGTGTTCGCAAGGAAATCACAGCCAGCAACAAATCCTGGTACCTGGGATGTCCAACCCTGGGGTCATGATGGTGGACGGAGCAATCTTCTAGGAACTGTATCATGGTTAATATATTCTAGAGAACTGGAGAGTTTCACAAATGAATTAGCttaattaaaccatatattgaaaaatataagaAACAAGGTACTCGGCCGCAAGAGAGAGCTCCTGAATATATCTAGGAACCGTCGTGTCACCGAAAATCCAGACAATTAAGGGTTACTAAAAAGATATGAGCAATGTTTCTCAAACCTTATTTTTCCTCGAGGATATATTTCAGATTGTTTtgtaaaatcaatttaaaaaaaaaaaaatctagcttttgtgataataatatatagagTATGTGGTCTGATTACTGTGGATTAGTTACAGCAGAAGGGGTCAGGGAGGCAGGAAGATATATTCAGAaaacccaagaaaaaaaatagaaaaaaagaatagaaggatcattattttatacatcTCGCAATGTTCTTTGATGTGGAGCGGAGAGAATTTTGTTGTTCACTCATAGAAGATGCTTAATCTCTGTTACTGAAGTAGGCAAATTAGGAAGGCAAATCAGCCAGAGAGCgcgtgtaaaataaataaaaatataaaaagaaaaaaacataatagaaGCAATTGAAATAATATCATGAGACATCTCCGGCTGCACACAGTTAATGCTCGGTAAGAAAGGCTAGGCTTCTTCAAGGGCAATGATAAAAGTGCATTATGGATACGcatttaatcttaaaaaaaaaaaaaaaaaaaaaaaaaaaaagggcatctTCCATTGTTCGAGCAGGACAACATACTGGAAAGAATGGAGTGGCTAATTCTATCTCGGTTGTTGAGTCACAACGGGATTGTTTGGTTTTACCGATCATTTTTTCATTAAGTTTCTCATATTCTGATAAAACacgattgtgtattttttaatgcccccccctttttaatttttacaaaCAATGGAAAGTTTGGTAAGCATGTTTTCAGCTGCTGCCTCCTTCAGGGGTCAGAGTAAAACATGACGTTAAGGTATGGTCGGTGAACATTGATCGTGTGGACCTACACACATTTTAatgatgtattctggcctagactGACTAGGGCGGTAGTCTCTTTGCCACAAAAAGCAGGAGGCAGATTGCCCCCCCCTTGGATAATGAGGCACCCCAGTACGCCTCTGCTCAATGCGCTGCTCATAAggaagatctctgatctccccaaccagccaatTTAGACTACGGAGGGCAgggagcaccggaatatgatatCAAAGATGGCGGCTACAGGTGGCGCAGTTGGAGGTGCTGCCCTAGGTCACTGGATACATAGGAATGTGTCTGACCATAAACGccgttctttttaaatatttacattctcTGGGACCCGTCATATATTATGGAATCTGCTGCCCCGGGTCAACGTTAACTTTCTGTATTTTCAAATTGACACGAGATGAATTCGGTCATAAAGTGAAGAACTGGATTTACTAATTGTtgtaaagaaacaaacaagaaacaaaatctCATCTTGGTACGTTAACCAGACGCTTGCAAATTTGCGATGAGGATTCCTCTTGAGCTGAGCTCTTTTATAGCAGAACtttttaatgaaacattttaaaaaataattaaaataataataattaaacacgctattattttgaaataaaaaaaaaatatataattaaaaaagcaacaaaaaaacaggGATCATTTAAGAACATTAATTCTGAGAAAATACCAATTGTTACCTGAAACACCCGGCTGGCTATTGTTTGCACTgcagaatttttttaataataataattttctgtgAAACtattagtaaaatacatttgtgttttacttttaaataacttgttttttttcataatttttattctcttttatgGTTTTACAGCTGAAATGTTAACTGCTTTCTTATTTTGTTGAGCtgtcaaataaatatatggtgAAGGTGATTTTCCCACACGGTGCGCAACGTGTAGCAGAAATGGCGCAGATACCAAAGGTCAAAGGTCTGCTACGTTTTGatgaaatttacattttttacagtacatctttaaaatacaaattctaTAAACTAAATTCTATATAAACAGAACTaggaataataatcattttaatcaTTCTTGCGCTTTTTGGGTTAACTGTAACCATACATTgattggatttatttatttttttgagttaGAGGCTTCATTTATCGGTCTCGGCTGCTCCTAACGTTTCGCTTTAATCTTTCCTGAGCTGCTCTGAAGCACCAAACAGCAAACAGAAGCTCCTTCTACAAATCTTCGCTGTCAGATGTGTTTGAAATCATTTGGGAGAATTAGAGTGTGAATGGTTTTATTTGCATTGTCCGGGGATTGGGAAATCgtcatatagtttatatattttttctgtttttgttattcAACAGTGTATTTAGTTTCAGCTatgatttaacaataaataattcattttaaataaaataaataaataaaaataatatatttatatatattggaatttaaatatatatatattggaatttaaatatatatatatatattggaatttaaatatatacaacaaTGCAAAGATTTAATGGACTTCACTATGCAGGCCATTTATTGTTCAGTACGATGTCAATTTACTCCCCAAGTTTTGACGAGTGCTATCGAATCTTAACACTGTTGTATTCGTTTTACTTTTGGGATTTGGAGAAGCTGCTGATCGGTCTATGACCAACCTGCAGCCTTCTCCTCGTTGTAAGAGGAGAACTATCACATTGAACATTAAAACTTCCTCTGAGAAGTAAGGAGACAGTATCTGAGCGTTTGAGA encodes the following:
- the LOC128504982 gene encoding protein TUNAR, which codes for MVITGGNDEEDKGSQEKESKEESILAMLGIIGTILNLIVIIFVYIYTTL